From a single Alkalihalophilus pseudofirmus genomic region:
- a CDS encoding D-2-hydroxyacid dehydrogenase — translation MSYYDLNISTILIISPMYDELKRLIEKEDLEQSFRFKTEAEVADEDLDWADAIACFNTQTDFNYSKVKWVHSLGAGVDRFLHNKTWDPQVLLTRTICSFGQRIAEYTLSYVLQDMQHHHLFQKDGRVKRWKPRTPGLLKNAKAVIYGTGEIGQVTAKVLSQFGMDVYGVSRSGREKDFFKKVFTIDQQELTGQSEWKDADYIINTLPLTVETEALFNDRFFSQFAEAGFINVGRGASVDEEALIEALDEERLRFAVLDVFKEEPLPSDHPFWEHPNITVTPHISAVTTADEAVVCFIDTLRNIERNEKLVNQVDIEKGY, via the coding sequence ATGAGTTATTATGATCTGAACATTTCAACAATTTTAATAATTAGCCCTATGTATGATGAATTAAAAAGATTGATAGAAAAAGAGGATCTAGAGCAGAGCTTTCGATTTAAAACTGAAGCTGAAGTTGCTGACGAAGATTTAGATTGGGCAGATGCCATCGCTTGCTTTAACACCCAAACGGATTTTAACTACAGTAAAGTGAAATGGGTTCATTCACTTGGAGCTGGCGTGGATCGTTTCTTACATAATAAAACCTGGGACCCGCAAGTATTACTGACAAGAACGATTTGTTCGTTTGGCCAAAGAATCGCTGAATATACGCTTAGCTATGTATTACAAGACATGCAGCACCATCATTTATTTCAAAAGGATGGCAGGGTGAAACGATGGAAGCCGCGCACACCTGGTTTATTAAAAAATGCAAAAGCAGTTATCTACGGTACAGGTGAAATTGGACAAGTAACAGCGAAAGTGCTCTCACAGTTTGGCATGGATGTGTACGGGGTTTCACGAAGCGGGAGGGAAAAAGACTTTTTCAAAAAAGTATTCACTATCGATCAACAAGAACTTACAGGTCAAAGCGAATGGAAGGATGCGGATTACATCATTAACACCCTGCCGCTTACCGTTGAGACGGAAGCTCTATTCAACGACCGATTCTTCTCACAATTTGCAGAAGCCGGCTTTATCAATGTTGGTCGCGGGGCCTCGGTAGACGAAGAAGCGCTTATTGAAGCATTAGATGAGGAAAGGCTGCGTTTTGCCGTCCTTGATGTATTTAAAGAAGAACCGCTTCCATCTGACCATCCTTTTTGGGAGCATCCTAACATTACGGTTACTCCTCATATCTCTGCTGTGACAACGGCTGATGAGGCTGTAGTTTGTTTTATTGATACGTTACGTAACATAGAACGAAACGAGAAGCTTGTTAATCAAGTGGATATTGAAAAAGGATATTAA